The proteins below are encoded in one region of Leptotrichia sp. oral taxon 218:
- a CDS encoding esterase, with amino-acid sequence MKKLNFKIEEKECILYTNENKKTEYILIQPVDEHDMQLLDNEVKYISENTDKSFSLAAFKIEDWNSELTPWEMPLLRGKGNFGDGAGKTLEFIKEKLIPNLVKLVNIQENNVKYVLGGYSLAGLFSLWCGYQTDIFAGVVGVSPSVWYKDWIKFVKNNEILAKNVYLSLGDLEEKTKHQVLSKIGDNIREYFEILRNSKDLEKCVLEWNEGNHFRDSDVRIGKGFVWITKNC; translated from the coding sequence ATGAAAAAATTAAATTTCAAAATAGAAGAAAAAGAATGTATTTTATATACAAATGAAAATAAAAAGACAGAATATATTTTAATACAGCCTGTTGATGAGCATGATATGCAACTTTTAGATAATGAAGTGAAATATATTTCTGAAAATACAGATAAAAGTTTTAGCTTGGCAGCTTTCAAAATAGAAGACTGGAATAGTGAGCTGACACCTTGGGAAATGCCACTTCTTCGTGGAAAAGGGAATTTTGGCGATGGAGCTGGTAAAACATTAGAATTTATAAAGGAAAAATTGATTCCAAATTTGGTAAAACTTGTGAATATTCAAGAAAATAATGTGAAATATGTTTTAGGAGGATATTCACTTGCGGGATTGTTTTCGTTGTGGTGTGGGTATCAGACAGACATTTTTGCTGGAGTTGTTGGAGTTTCGCCATCAGTTTGGTATAAGGATTGGATTAAGTTTGTGAAAAATAATGAAATTTTGGCAAAAAATGTTTATTTGAGTCTTGGAGATTTGGAGGAAAAGACTAAACATCAGGTTTTATCGAAGATTGGGGATAATATAAGAGAATATTTTGAGATTTTGAGAAATTCTAAAGATTTGGAAAAATGTGTCTTGGAATGGAATGAGGGGAATCATTTTAGGGATTCGGATGTGCGAATAGGAAAAGGATTTGTCTGGATTACAAAAAATTGTTAA
- a CDS encoding DUF4299 family protein, with the protein MSISFYVKNKKKFLGYKAVLNVETALSLLDKELYSYNTGNVDINDLLLSPVSNYQCLLIGDGKESSRGFELSYDTKYNNYIVRIFTPSSREDWLLALEYIKALAKKFDSKIISETGEEYTVDNIDKFDYEGDILYGIEGISSRVKGEDSTLYSIFGINRIVSFNQEMIDRIENSDSPIDTFSNMVKEIQYLDAFSANQRFFRNKEDGKIIGTYTLTQNLRTILPYKPSVEFENSDMVKNEDIAFWNIGLVTIDGDENDPNSYQVIGQLDYNDFIKKLPKDKYRFIDASYILVEPLSKEEILGFLEISVN; encoded by the coding sequence ATGAGTATAAGTTTTTATGTGAAAAACAAGAAAAAATTTTTAGGTTATAAAGCCGTTTTAAATGTTGAAACTGCATTAAGTTTGCTGGATAAGGAGCTTTACAGCTACAATACTGGAAATGTTGATATTAATGATTTGCTGTTATCTCCAGTTTCTAATTATCAGTGTCTTTTAATAGGAGATGGCAAGGAAAGTTCAAGAGGATTTGAGCTATCTTATGACACAAAATATAATAATTATATTGTAAGAATTTTTACGCCGTCATCTAGGGAAGATTGGCTTTTGGCGTTGGAATATATAAAAGCATTGGCTAAAAAATTTGATTCAAAAATTATAAGTGAAACGGGAGAAGAATATACAGTTGACAATATTGATAAATTTGACTATGAAGGTGATATACTTTATGGAATAGAAGGAATTTCATCACGAGTTAAAGGTGAAGATTCGACTCTTTACAGTATTTTTGGAATAAATAGAATAGTTTCCTTTAATCAGGAAATGATTGATAGAATAGAAAATTCAGATAGCCCTATTGATACTTTTTCTAATATGGTAAAGGAAATACAATATTTAGATGCCTTCTCGGCAAATCAGCGATTTTTCAGAAATAAGGAAGACGGGAAAATAATAGGAACTTATACTCTTACACAAAATCTTAGAACGATACTTCCTTATAAACCTAGTGTTGAATTTGAAAATTCAGATATGGTTAAAAATGAAGATATTGCTTTCTGGAATATTGGACTGGTAACTATTGACGGAGATGAAAATGATCCAAACAGTTATCAAGTTATTGGTCAATTAGATTATAATGATTTTATAAAAAAATTACCAAAAGATAAGTATCGTTTTATTGACGCTTCATACATTCTTGTTGAGCCGTTAAGTAAAGAAGAAATTTTAGGATTTTTGGAAATATCTGTTAATTAG
- a CDS encoding lipopolysaccharide assembly protein LapB: protein MKSKIVLIFSIFMLSFNVFSTPNSNEKFKLAKSYLEQKEYVKAEKIYLELAKKKDVHAIYNLGYLYMEQGKIIEGEKYYKMAADMGYDDAMFNLAMFYDRQKNYDKEKFYLEKLAAKNQNDAIFQLAIIYRQEGNYQKADEFYKRLLKEKYQESEVFYNLGISCYYQKKYDEAEKYFLKAIELGNNDDPEYNLGILYKIQRKFAQAKKYLIPLAQKGKVDAMMNVGAIYRDEKDYSNAKKYYKMAMDRGSREAEVEYNTILILEEHGF from the coding sequence ATGAAAAGTAAAATAGTATTAATTTTTTCAATCTTTATGCTCTCTTTTAATGTTTTTTCAACTCCAAATTCTAATGAGAAATTTAAATTGGCAAAATCATATTTGGAACAGAAAGAATATGTCAAAGCTGAAAAGATATATTTGGAATTGGCTAAAAAGAAAGATGTTCATGCGATATATAATTTAGGTTATCTTTATATGGAGCAAGGAAAAATAATAGAAGGCGAAAAGTATTATAAAATGGCTGCTGATATGGGATACGATGATGCGATGTTTAATTTGGCAATGTTTTATGATAGACAAAAGAATTATGATAAAGAAAAATTTTATTTAGAAAAATTGGCTGCAAAAAATCAAAATGATGCAATATTTCAGTTGGCAATTATTTACAGGCAAGAAGGAAATTATCAGAAAGCTGATGAATTTTATAAGCGATTGTTGAAAGAAAAATATCAAGAAAGCGAAGTTTTCTATAATTTAGGAATTTCTTGCTACTATCAAAAAAAATACGATGAAGCAGAAAAGTATTTTTTGAAGGCAATAGAACTTGGAAATAACGATGATCCTGAATATAATTTAGGAATTTTATATAAAATTCAAAGAAAATTCGCACAAGCTAAAAAATATTTGATACCGCTTGCTCAAAAAGGTAAAGTAGATGCGATGATGAATGTGGGAGCAATTTATCGAGATGAAAAAGATTATAGCAATGCTAAAAAGTATTATAAAATGGCAATGGATAGAGGTTCACGAGAAGCGGAAGTAGAATATAATACTATATTGATATTAGAAGAACATGGTTTTTAA
- the cas2 gene encoding CRISPR-associated endonuclease Cas2, with product MMILVTYDVNTTELDGVRRLRQVTKVCVDYGQRVQNSVFECSVDPAKFVEIKHKLSKIINHEKDSLRFYKLGKNWEIRVETIGKNNSYNPDKEVLIF from the coding sequence ATGATGATATTAGTTACTTATGATGTAAATACTACAGAGTTAGATGGAGTAAGAAGATTAAGACAGGTTACAAAAGTTTGTGTTGATTATGGTCAAAGAGTTCAAAATTCAGTTTTTGAGTGTAGTGTTGATCCAGCTAAGTTCGTAGAAATAAAACATAAGCTTTCAAAAATTATAAATCATGAAAAAGATAGTTTAAGATTTTATAAATTAGGTAAAAATTGGGAAATTAGAGTAGAAACAATAGGTAAAAATAATTCATACAATCCAGACAAAGAAGTATTAATATTTTGA
- the cas1 gene encoding CRISPR-associated endonuclease Cas1: MEQIKKIQTVNNKDSLRGIEGESARNYFSNFSEMILSQKEHFIFNERNKRPPKDRVNALLSFLYSLLTYEVQSALESVGLDSYVGFFHTDRPGRAGMALDMMEELRAYMVDRLAITLINRKQIDSRGFEEKENESVLLNEKGRNIVIEAWQKKKQEEIIHPYIEEKISIGLLPYVQAQLLARYIRGDINEYPPFLL; encoded by the coding sequence ATGGAGCAAATAAAAAAAATTCAAACAGTCAATAATAAAGATTCCTTAAGAGGAATTGAAGGTGAATCGGCAAGAAATTATTTTTCAAATTTTAGTGAAATGATACTTTCACAAAAAGAACATTTTATTTTTAATGAAAGAAATAAAAGACCTCCTAAAGATAGAGTAAATGCGTTATTATCTTTTTTGTATAGCTTACTGACATATGAAGTTCAATCTGCATTAGAAAGTGTAGGATTAGATAGTTATGTTGGTTTTTTTCATACAGATAGACCTGGACGAGCTGGAATGGCACTGGATATGATGGAAGAACTGAGAGCATATATGGTTGATAGACTTGCAATTACATTAATCAATAGAAAACAAATTGATTCAAGAGGATTTGAGGAAAAAGAAAATGAGAGTGTTTTATTGAATGAGAAAGGGAGAAATATTGTAATTGAAGCCTGGCAAAAGAAGAAACAAGAAGAAATAATACATCCGTACATTGAAGAAAAAATAAGTATAGGTTTATTGCCTTATGTACAGGCACAACTATTGGCTAGATATATTAGAGGAGATATTAATGAATATCCTCCATTTCTGTTATAA
- the cas1 gene encoding CRISPR-associated endonuclease Cas1 has product MRKLLNTLYITNELCYLSKDRENIVITIDDKEVKRFPIHILEGVICFNYNGISPGVIRLCNENHISIAILTPYGKFCGRFIGKTNGNVYLRREQYRIADDEEKSLKVSKNFIIGKLNNSRKILMRLIRDHKEKINSEKVQKNNR; this is encoded by the coding sequence ATGAGAAAATTATTGAATACACTATACATTACAAATGAATTGTGTTATTTATCAAAAGATAGAGAAAATATAGTAATAACAATAGATGATAAAGAAGTAAAAAGATTTCCAATACATATTTTAGAAGGAGTAATTTGTTTTAATTACAATGGAATAAGTCCAGGCGTTATAAGATTATGTAATGAAAATCATATATCAATTGCTATTTTAACACCTTATGGTAAATTTTGTGGAAGATTTATAGGAAAAACGAATGGAAATGTTTATTTAAGGCGTGAACAATATAGAATTGCGGATGATGAAGAAAAATCACTCAAAGTTTCTAAAAATTTTATTATTGGAAAGTTAAATAATTCTAGAAAAATATTAATGAGATTAATAAGAGATCATAAAGAAAAAATAAATAGTGAAAAAGTGCAAAAAAACAATAGATAA
- the cas4 gene encoding CRISPR-associated protein Cas4, translated as MKEFREDEYLMLSGIQHFYFCKRQWCLIHIEQQWDDNEATKEGEYLHENADNPFLKESRQDVFFSRSIPISSKKLGLNGILDVVEFRKSNKNEGIKIFGKNGYWIPKIVEYKRGKEKKDLRDIVQLVAEVICLEETLNVEIKEAFLFYDMTKKRKKIEITQELRNLVEKLSLEMHEYYKLKKSANAENYKNCTKCSLYDICIPKITKKKKNVLNYMNSKIYGDLE; from the coding sequence TTGAAGGAATTTAGAGAAGACGAGTATCTAATGTTATCTGGAATACAACATTTTTATTTTTGTAAAAGGCAATGGTGTTTAATTCATATTGAACAACAGTGGGATGATAATGAAGCAACAAAAGAGGGTGAATATTTGCATGAAAATGCAGACAATCCCTTTTTAAAGGAAAGTAGACAAGATGTATTTTTTTCGAGAAGTATTCCAATTTCATCTAAGAAACTTGGACTAAATGGAATACTTGATGTTGTTGAATTTAGGAAAAGCAATAAAAATGAAGGAATAAAAATATTTGGGAAAAATGGATATTGGATTCCTAAAATAGTAGAATACAAGAGAGGAAAAGAAAAAAAGGATTTAAGAGATATAGTTCAATTAGTTGCAGAAGTTATATGTTTAGAAGAAACATTAAATGTAGAAATAAAAGAGGCTTTTCTTTTTTATGATATGACTAAAAAAAGAAAAAAAATTGAAATAACTCAAGAATTAAGAAACTTAGTAGAAAAGTTATCTTTAGAGATGCATGAATATTATAAATTAAAGAAAAGTGCTAATGCAGAGAATTACAAAAATTGTACAAAATGTTCCTTATATGATATTTGTATACCAAAAATTACAAAGAAAAAAAAGAATGTTTTAAATTATATGAACTCAAAGATATATGGTGATTTAGAATGA
- the cas7c gene encoding type I-C CRISPR-associated protein Cas7/Csd2 — MEENKKVLNKKIDFMLTIEVRNANPNGDPLNGNMPRADYDGYGEISDVAIKRKIRNRWQDMGKEIFVKSNDRIDDGMRSLEKRFENKFGKLSKEKKDEEIYRESCEKWLDVRGFGQVITFQKKSIGVRGPISISLAKSLSPVTIQTMQITRSTNGMEKDGKSSDTMGNKHFVEYGVYIVKGSVNCFFAEKTGFTEEDVKDLKEALKTLFVNDASSARPEGSMSVKELFWFEHNSKLGKVSAAKIYELLKYNKEENMGMFTKYSDYNIRLDEEKMKEYNIVYKKIEGDDSEKNEDSCMVERIEGI, encoded by the coding sequence ATGGAAGAAAATAAAAAAGTTTTGAATAAAAAAATAGATTTTATGTTGACAATAGAAGTTAGAAATGCTAATCCAAATGGGGATCCTTTAAATGGAAATATGCCGAGAGCAGACTATGATGGATATGGAGAAATATCTGATGTGGCAATAAAAAGAAAAATAAGAAATAGATGGCAAGATATGGGAAAAGAAATATTTGTTAAATCAAATGACAGAATTGATGATGGAATGAGGTCATTGGAAAAAAGGTTTGAAAATAAATTTGGAAAACTTTCAAAAGAAAAAAAAGATGAAGAAATTTATAGAGAATCTTGTGAAAAATGGCTAGATGTAAGAGGATTTGGACAAGTAATTACTTTTCAAAAAAAATCAATAGGAGTAAGAGGACCTATATCTATTTCACTAGCAAAAAGTCTATCACCAGTAACTATCCAAACAATGCAAATAACAAGAAGTACTAATGGTATGGAAAAAGACGGAAAATCTTCTGATACTATGGGAAACAAACATTTTGTAGAATATGGAGTGTATATAGTAAAAGGTAGTGTAAATTGTTTCTTTGCTGAAAAAACAGGATTTACAGAAGAAGATGTAAAAGATTTAAAGGAAGCTTTAAAAACATTATTTGTTAATGATGCTTCTTCAGCAAGACCTGAAGGAAGTATGAGTGTTAAAGAATTATTTTGGTTTGAGCATAATTCAAAATTAGGAAAAGTTTCTGCAGCAAAAATATATGAATTATTGAAATACAATAAAGAAGAAAATATGGGAATGTTTACTAAATATTCGGATTATAACATTAGATTGGATGAAGAAAAAATGAAAGAATATAACATTGTATATAAAAAAATAGAAGGAGATGACAGTGAAAAAAATGAAGACAGTTGTATGGTAGAGAGAATTGAAGGAATTTAG
- the cas8c gene encoding type I-C CRISPR-associated protein Cas8c/Csd1 encodes MSVLTALYKSYEYCEENGFVDRSEKIDFETVLLPIYHSNKESRDEDIIEVTLDKNAEIIFADYLEKNKKIIFPVTEDSISRSSGIAPHPLAEEVSYFVEKNKNEEYIKNLDEWINFSKENNQKSYSFLKIIKNFLNQKNFLEEIFKKCYKDRFCSFSIIEERKSKGKMDLIIEVKYLDNNEKEKIKNVNKIFITFKIQNLFDDLKDYSITNYKQLHKDYIKYTNNANEKYTKKLCNISGKKIYCSSKHRGLFGNSKLISVSNHSETYFGRLKKGEEIISIGYETSQKIHNMIKYLLENKKSSISLGENSYLVNWFSDDINNFENISVTRDASDYLDIFDQEIFEEKVDMADMYNENIIKYLSGNHEKINSKSRYYIMIVNNFNKGRVSIKYFRELPKSEFYERVSRWYDTIGWIKYNYKEKKKWKKYPGIYKIIDYTYGIEKKDGKIEFDQKGYKRDLMESLITTMIDGKKIPLNIVKKMYFNVSNRQKYDKKWNLIVDMACSIFKKYNIDYKNKEVNEKMFDNNDRDFLYGRLLAIFEKMEAATFDDEKRTTNAQRLWSAYVNNPGKTMNILFDKLQPYKRKLENSKRGLYITFEKKTQEIMENLMKTDNFENNKNKKLRENFIFGYYYQLNEIFKSKKDED; translated from the coding sequence ATGAGCGTTCTGACAGCATTGTATAAGTCCTACGAATATTGCGAAGAAAATGGTTTTGTTGATAGAAGTGAAAAAATTGATTTTGAAACAGTTTTACTTCCAATCTATCACAGTAATAAAGAGTCAAGAGATGAAGATATAATCGAAGTTACATTGGATAAAAATGCTGAAATAATTTTTGCAGATTATTTGGAAAAAAATAAGAAAATTATATTTCCTGTAACAGAAGATTCTATAAGCAGATCTTCGGGAATTGCTCCACATCCATTAGCAGAAGAAGTTTCTTATTTTGTAGAAAAAAATAAAAATGAAGAATATATAAAAAATTTAGATGAATGGATAAATTTTTCGAAAGAAAATAATCAAAAAAGTTATTCTTTTTTAAAAATCATAAAAAATTTTCTAAATCAAAAAAATTTTCTAGAAGAAATTTTTAAAAAATGCTATAAAGATAGATTTTGTTCATTTTCGATAATAGAAGAAAGAAAAAGTAAAGGAAAGATGGATTTAATAATAGAAGTAAAATATTTGGATAATAATGAAAAAGAGAAAATCAAAAATGTAAATAAAATATTTATTACTTTTAAGATTCAAAATCTATTTGATGATTTAAAAGATTATTCTATTACAAATTATAAACAACTTCATAAAGATTATATTAAGTATACAAATAATGCAAATGAAAAATATACTAAAAAATTATGTAATATTTCTGGAAAGAAAATATATTGTTCTTCAAAACATAGGGGACTATTTGGTAATTCTAAATTAATCTCAGTGAGTAATCATAGTGAAACATATTTTGGAAGATTAAAAAAAGGAGAGGAAATAATATCAATAGGATATGAAACATCACAAAAAATTCATAATATGATTAAATATTTATTGGAAAACAAAAAAAGTTCTATTTCTTTAGGTGAAAACTCATATTTAGTAAATTGGTTTTCAGATGACATTAATAATTTTGAAAATATTTCTGTAACAAGAGATGCAAGTGATTACTTGGATATATTTGATCAAGAAATTTTTGAAGAAAAGGTAGATATGGCAGATATGTATAATGAAAATATCATAAAATACTTGTCGGGAAATCATGAAAAAATAAATAGTAAAAGTCGGTACTATATAATGATTGTAAATAACTTTAATAAAGGAAGAGTATCAATAAAATATTTTAGAGAACTTCCAAAATCTGAATTTTATGAAAGAGTATCAAGATGGTATGATACAATTGGTTGGATAAAATATAATTATAAAGAAAAGAAAAAATGGAAAAAGTATCCTGGAATATATAAGATTATTGACTATACTTATGGAATTGAAAAAAAAGATGGAAAAATAGAATTTGATCAAAAAGGATACAAAAGAGATCTAATGGAATCATTAATTACTACTATGATTGATGGTAAAAAAATACCTTTAAATATAGTAAAAAAAATGTATTTTAATGTATCAAACCGACAAAAATATGATAAAAAATGGAATTTGATTGTTGATATGGCATGTTCTATATTTAAAAAATATAATATAGATTATAAAAATAAGGAGGTAAATGAAAAGATGTTTGATAATAATGATAGAGATTTTTTGTATGGACGATTACTTGCGATATTTGAAAAAATGGAAGCAGCAACTTTTGATGATGAAAAAAGAACAACTAATGCACAAAGGTTATGGTCTGCTTATGTAAATAATCCTGGAAAGACTATGAACATTTTATTTGATAAATTACAACCATATAAAAGAAAACTTGAAAATTCTAAAAGAGGATTGTACATTACATTTGAAAAGAAAACTCAAGAAATAATGGAAAATTTGATGAAAACAGATAATTTTGAAAATAATAAAAATAAAAAATTAAGAGAAAATTTCATTTTTGGGTATTATTATCAATTGAATGAAATTTTTAAATCTAAAAAGGATGAAGATTAA
- the cas5c gene encoding type I-C CRISPR-associated protein Cas5c, translated as MERKFQSKPFYYKVKGEYALFTDPVTKGGGEKFTYQVPTYQALKGITEAIYWKPTLIYYISSVKIINKITTETKGIRTIFKDGSNDLSYYTYLKNVEYLVKVYFEWNLKYENLKQDRQEIKHQQILLRSLEKGGRRDVFLGSRECVAEVERITKEEYEKTKSYYEGENLNFGIMFHSFIYPNETEEKIEKLQSTFAQIQMENGEIKFIRPEECQIKSELGNYTISKFEYDKNMKDIDKEILDYKKEGEIDERSDSIV; from the coding sequence ATGGAAAGAAAATTTCAGTCAAAACCATTTTACTACAAAGTTAAAGGAGAATATGCTTTATTTACTGATCCTGTAACAAAAGGTGGAGGGGAGAAGTTTACTTATCAAGTTCCTACATATCAAGCTTTAAAAGGTATTACAGAAGCTATTTATTGGAAACCTACTTTAATATATTATATTTCCAGTGTTAAAATTATTAATAAAATAACTACTGAAACAAAAGGAATTAGAACAATATTTAAAGATGGCTCAAATGATTTAAGTTATTATACTTATCTTAAAAATGTTGAATATTTAGTGAAAGTATATTTTGAATGGAATTTAAAATATGAAAATTTGAAACAAGATAGACAGGAAATAAAACATCAGCAAATACTTTTAAGATCATTGGAAAAAGGTGGGAGAAGAGATGTATTTTTAGGAAGTAGAGAATGTGTTGCAGAAGTCGAAAGAATTACAAAAGAAGAATATGAAAAAACAAAAAGTTATTACGAAGGAGAAAATTTAAATTTTGGAATAATGTTTCATTCTTTTATTTATCCAAATGAAACAGAAGAAAAAATAGAAAAGTTACAATCGACATTTGCACAAATACAAATGGAAAATGGTGAAATTAAATTTATAAGACCCGAAGAGTGTCAAATAAAAAGTGAACTTGGAAATTATACAATAAGCAAATTTGAATATGATAAAAATATGAAAGACATTGATAAAGAAATTTTGGATTATAAAAAAGAAGGTGAAATAGATGAGCGTTCTGACAGCATTGTATAA
- a CDS encoding CRISPR-associated endonuclease Cas3'', with product MIKKIIAHKNNENIQTLKEHLFQVAGKVRKIGKKIGIEKITILVSLLHDLGKSDRNFQNYIYNGTNEKINHSSAGARFLFEKVRYFVEKNLKLKKDWLLFLEIMEYVIFSHHGLYDVISSEGESRTIKRRNYDKEKDDKRKYYYEEDVKKYIKDLEVDENVDFNKYISEAFEEFEIIFKKINDIIKEEKLDQKLSEKNIKEIEEEKRFFYYSCIVRLILSILKEADINDTENFFQEENIEKFSEKEILELWDKIGNNINEKYESFEKNSKKTKINELRKSLSENARKRGKIDTSGVYKLELPTGSGKTLTSFRYAIEQAKFQKKDRIIYITAFLSVLEQNAEEIKRLVKNDDYVLEHHSNITQEGNDSKETENYEKYKELLKRQYLLNSWDSPVILTTMVQFYNTLFKDKSSNIRRFSKLINSVIIVDEVQSLPKKAIYISNLMTNFLKYFMNCTIIHCTATQPSFDKDILEHRVIYGNKNGKNTDIVKMNKKERNVFERVKVYNLAGKNGIKTLETEQISNFIIEKYEENESILVILNTKKAVKKIYDNLKEKLENYEGNLHYLSTNMCATHRLEKIKEIKQKLSENKK from the coding sequence ATGATAAAAAAAATAATAGCTCATAAAAATAATGAAAATATTCAAACATTAAAAGAACATTTATTTCAAGTTGCAGGAAAAGTAAGAAAAATAGGCAAAAAAATAGGAATAGAAAAAATTACAATTTTAGTTTCTTTACTTCATGATTTAGGAAAATCAGATAGAAATTTTCAGAATTATATTTATAATGGAACAAATGAAAAAATAAACCATTCATCAGCAGGTGCAAGATTTTTGTTTGAAAAAGTTAGATATTTTGTTGAAAAAAATTTAAAATTAAAAAAAGATTGGCTTTTATTTTTAGAAATTATGGAATATGTCATATTTTCACATCATGGTTTGTACGATGTAATTTCTAGTGAAGGTGAAAGTAGAACAATAAAAAGACGAAATTATGATAAAGAAAAAGATGACAAAAGAAAATATTATTATGAAGAAGATGTAAAAAAATATATAAAAGATCTTGAGGTTGATGAGAATGTTGATTTTAATAAATACATATCAGAAGCTTTTGAGGAATTTGAAATAATATTTAAAAAGATTAATGATATAATAAAAGAAGAAAAATTGGATCAAAAATTAAGTGAAAAAAATATCAAAGAAATAGAAGAGGAGAAAAGATTCTTTTATTATTCTTGTATTGTAAGATTAATCTTGTCAATTTTAAAAGAAGCGGATATAAATGACACTGAAAATTTTTTTCAAGAAGAAAATATTGAAAAATTTAGTGAAAAAGAAATTTTAGAATTGTGGGATAAAATAGGAAATAATATAAATGAAAAATATGAAAGTTTTGAAAAAAATTCTAAAAAAACAAAAATAAATGAATTGAGAAAAAGTTTGTCAGAAAATGCAAGAAAAAGAGGGAAAATAGATACATCTGGAGTTTATAAACTGGAATTACCAACAGGATCTGGGAAAACGCTGACCTCTTTTAGATATGCTATAGAACAAGCAAAGTTTCAAAAAAAAGACAGGATTATTTATATTACAGCATTTTTATCAGTTTTAGAACAGAATGCTGAAGAAATAAAAAGACTTGTGAAAAACGATGATTATGTATTGGAACACCATTCAAACATAACACAAGAAGGTAATGATTCAAAAGAAACAGAAAATTATGAAAAATATAAAGAGCTTCTAAAAAGACAGTATCTTTTAAATAGTTGGGATAGTCCTGTGATTCTTACTACAATGGTTCAATTTTATAATACTTTATTTAAAGATAAATCTTCAAATATAAGAAGATTCTCAAAACTTATAAATTCAGTAATAATAGTTGATGAAGTACAAAGTTTGCCAAAAAAAGCAATTTATATTTCGAATTTAATGACAAATTTTTTAAAATATTTTATGAATTGTACGATTATTCATTGTACTGCAACTCAACCAAGTTTTGATAAAGATATTTTAGAACATAGAGTTATTTATGGAAATAAAAATGGAAAAAACACAGATATAGTTAAAATGAATAAAAAAGAAAGAAATGTTTTTGAAAGAGTAAAAGTATATAATTTAGCAGGTAAAAATGGCATAAAAACTTTGGAAACTGAGCAAATTTCGAATTTTATAATTGAAAAATATGAAGAAAATGAGAGCATCTTAGTTATTTTAAATACAAAAAAAGCAGTTAAAAAAATTTATGATAATTTGAAAGAAAAATTAGAAAATTACGAGGGGAATTTACATTACTTAAGTACAAATATGTGTGCTACTCACAGGCTTGAAAAGATTAAAGAAATAAAACAAAAATTATCTGAAAATAAAAAATAA
- a CDS encoding very short patch repair endonuclease — MKKKKPLTRSQNMARIKSKNTKPEIYIRKLLYKMGYRYRVNYSQLPGTPDIFILKYNTAIFVNGCFWHRHKNCKIATFPKTHTEYWEKKFRRNVERDIEVREKLFEMDISVITIWECEINKMQRNEKYKEKYLKILKDRIERVFNYEEKDISVQMEIAEESMQ; from the coding sequence ATGAAAAAGAAAAAACCTCTCACAAGAAGCCAGAACATGGCAAGAATAAAATCTAAAAACACTAAACCTGAGATTTATATTCGGAAATTGCTTTATAAAATGGGATATAGGTACAGAGTGAACTATTCACAGCTTCCAGGAACACCTGATATTTTTATTCTGAAATATAATACTGCGATATTTGTGAACGGATGCTTCTGGCATAGGCATAAAAATTGTAAAATTGCAACTTTTCCTAAGACACATACTGAATATTGGGAAAAGAAGTTTAGGAGAAATGTAGAGAGGGATATTGAGGTTCGTGAGAAGCTTTTTGAGATGGATATTAGTGTCATTACGATTTGGGAATGTGAAATTAATAAAATGCAGCGAAATGAAAAATACAAGGAAAAATATTTGAAAATTCTGAAGGATAGAATTGAAAGAGTCTTTAATTATGAAGAAAAGGATATTTCAGTGCAGATGGAGATTGCAGAAGAAAGCATGCAATAA